The DNA segment TTCATCTTGTAAATTGGCATCAAAATTATGCGCCAGCGAAGACTGCGAAAAATATAGGCAAGTACATAAAATCCAGAAAAAAACAGTACATATTTTAAATCGAATTTATGAAAATAAGATAAGAATTCCTGCCAGTTTACAATGCGCAGCCAGGCAATCAGGAAGATTATTCCCAATAAAATTCCACCGAGCCAGTTGAATTTATTTTTCATCTTTGGTTGGTACGAAAATAAAGTAACGATGATGTGCCCAAAATCTTTTGATGAAGTTTGGAGCACTTCTTTCAAACCAGGAATGCTGCATCATCTTATCAGCAAAATCAGGATCGATATCATTGTAATAATCCATTATAGTAAGAGGCTTTGGATCAGTTTCACTTTTGATCAACCAACTCAAACCAAAAATTTTGAGGAACTTTTCTTTTGGCATTCCAATATCTGGCCAGGGAGGACAATCAATATATCCGGAATCAAGCAGATCCCAATTGTTTTTGATCATGATCCTTTTGAAATTTCGTGGAATTATGAAGTCTTCTTTCAGGTGTTTTTTGAGATCGTCTTTTCCTAAGAATTTCTGGGAAAGATAGCCAATACCAGCTCTATTTGGAACGCAAAGCATGATAACTTTTCTGGTTGTTCGAATCATCTCTTGTAGGAAAAGATCCAGATCTTTTGCAAACCAGAGAGCAGAGAAATTCCAGCTGAGATCAAATGATTTATCAGAAAACGGTAATTTTGAAAAATCTTTTGAAAACTGTGCATGAATATCTAAATCTGCATCATTCCAAACTTTCTTTATCTTTTCCAATCTGTTTTTATCATTATCTACGATACTTACTTTTTTGCCTTGTTTTGTCAAATTCATGCTGTTGATGCCGGAAAGTCCTGTAAAACCAAAACTGGGAGCTTCCAATACTTTCTGCACACCAAAAGTCAGGCAAATCTGATCGAGTTTGCGATTCAGAATTATGCGTTCATAAGAGGAACCGAGTCCTTCATCAGGATTTTCAAAATAATTTTGCCAGCTTTTTAGGATAGGAATAGCCATTTACTTTCCTTCGCTTTTGTACCAGTTAATAATGTTTTTGAAGTTTGGAATAGTTTTTGGTGGTTTTATAGCAAGTTCATTTCGAGTGTTTTCAATATCATAATACCAGCTTTTGGAGATAAGTTCAAAACGTGAGATCCAAAGTTCACTTTTGAATTTTCGCGCCAGATTTTCTGCCCATCTAAAATATTTTGGATTAATATTTCTGCTGGCAGGATAAGATTTATTTTTCAATTCCTTACTAATAAAATCTACAAGTTCCTGCAGATTCACCGGTTCCAAATCAGCAACATTATAGGCAGATCCGCTTTTTGGTTCGAAATCCAGGAGTTTCAAGAAAATCTCTGCTAGATATTCTGCACTGCTCAAGTGAATGATAACTTCATTTTTCGGCAGGAACATCAATTTCTTATCTACAAGTTTTATGAGTGTATAAGGGAAGCCATAATCTCCAATTCCATAGGTAATTGCAGGACGAATAATGACAGCTCTCAAACCATAAAGTACCATTTTCTGAATGATCAATTCACTACGAATTTTTGTGTAATGATAATAATTATCTTCCTGGCGTTTCGTTTTATTATTGGCAGGAAGCTGAAGCGGAATTGCTCCAAAAACTCCCACCGAAGAACAGAAAATAAAGAGTGAGTCATTTCTTTGAGCAGTTATCGCAAGTTGTTCTGTGGCATTTACATTGGCATCAAAA comes from the Candidatus Cloacimonadota bacterium genome and includes:
- a CDS encoding class I SAM-dependent methyltransferase, translated to MAIPILKSWQNYFENPDEGLGSSYERIILNRKLDQICLTFGVQKVLEAPSFGFTGLSGINSMNLTKQGKKVSIVDNDKNRLEKIKKVWNDADLDIHAQFSKDFSKLPFSDKSFDLSWNFSALWFAKDLDLFLQEMIRTTRKVIMLCVPNRAGIGYLSQKFLGKDDLKKHLKEDFIIPRNFKRIMIKNNWDLLDSGYIDCPPWPDIGMPKEKFLKIFGLSWLIKSETDPKPLTIMDYYNDIDPDFADKMMQHSWFERSAPNFIKRFWAHHRYFIFVPTKDEK
- a CDS encoding NAD(P)-dependent oxidoreductase; its protein translation is MSKKILITGISGFIGRHVARLLATKKGLEIHAIIRPGTLQNRIGEFDGQFIFHQIDLTDIDELKKYLQNNSFDIIYHIGALRGGRKFSKKAFFDANVNATEQLAITAQRNDSLFIFCSSVGVFGAIPLQLPANNKTKRQEDNYYHYTKIRSELIIQKMVLYGLRAVIIRPAITYGIGDYGFPYTLIKLVDKKLMFLPKNEVIIHLSSAEYLAEIFLKLLDFEPKSGSAYNVADLEPVNLQELVDFISKELKNKSYPASRNINPKYFRWAENLARKFKSELWISRFELISKSWYYDIENTRNELAIKPPKTIPNFKNIINWYKSEGK